The proteins below come from a single Chryseobacterium sp. MA9 genomic window:
- a CDS encoding lanthionine synthetase LanC family protein, translating into MIIENKLLEIESVINQNWHKEPYISDLSLLTGISGIPIFYYVLYKHTNDPKYLTKIEEVLNVIFEKLNEGEETIPKTYCLGLAGIAYMLNFLEKSGDINIDFSEALETFDEILLDTVDHFLSYIDNIESDYIMEQVDFLHGVSGLAHYFLSREKKEIYSEKIIILFEKLSEIVERDYRKALEVKDIEQASTDLHKTNLGLAHGHISFILLFSKFLEVFPDNKKVKHALESSVKTVLLFKNEQEDGFCLFPSIAVNKKTALYNIHLGWCYGDQSVSYGLYKAGKTLNDESLINISKEIALSTLKRDSLGTALLHEESCDPGFCHGTISVAYYHKKWHLITEDSRFLELYKKFTQLTLSLSTEEKGLAGYLKNTGTGDKQPALGLLDGIAGIGVFFADSLLNNSSSIQWDSIFLLE; encoded by the coding sequence ATGATTATAGAGAATAAATTATTAGAGATAGAAAGTGTAATAAACCAAAACTGGCATAAAGAACCTTATATTTCAGATCTTTCTTTACTTACAGGAATTAGTGGTATTCCTATCTTCTATTATGTGTTATATAAACATACTAACGACCCAAAATATTTGACTAAAATAGAAGAGGTACTTAATGTTATTTTTGAAAAACTAAATGAAGGTGAAGAGACCATTCCTAAAACTTATTGCTTGGGACTTGCAGGAATAGCATATATGTTGAATTTTTTAGAAAAGTCTGGAGATATCAATATTGATTTTTCCGAAGCTCTTGAAACATTCGATGAAATATTATTAGATACTGTTGATCATTTTCTCTCCTACATAGATAATATCGAAAGTGACTACATCATGGAGCAGGTAGATTTTCTTCATGGAGTTTCCGGTCTTGCCCATTATTTTCTTTCCAGAGAAAAGAAAGAAATCTATTCAGAAAAAATTATAATCTTATTTGAAAAACTATCAGAAATAGTAGAACGGGATTATAGAAAAGCATTAGAAGTTAAAGATATTGAGCAAGCTTCAACAGATTTGCACAAAACAAATCTTGGCCTTGCACACGGACATATTTCATTTATTTTATTATTTTCAAAGTTTTTAGAAGTTTTCCCCGATAACAAGAAAGTAAAGCACGCTTTAGAAAGCAGTGTAAAGACAGTTTTATTGTTTAAAAATGAACAGGAAGACGGATTTTGCTTATTTCCCAGCATAGCGGTGAACAAAAAAACGGCACTTTACAATATTCATTTAGGCTGGTGCTATGGAGATCAATCAGTCTCTTATGGACTTTATAAAGCCGGAAAGACATTAAATGATGAAAGTTTAATTAATATTTCTAAGGAAATAGCTTTATCCACATTGAAGAGAGATTCGCTTGGGACAGCGTTATTACATGAAGAAAGTTGTGATCCGGGATTTTGTCACGGAACCATTTCCGTAGCTTATTATCATAAAAAATGGCACTTAATAACTGAAGATAGCAGATTTTTGGAATTATATAAAAAATTTACTCAACTCACTTTGTCTCTTTCTACTGAAGAGAAAGGGCTGGCTGGTTATTTAAAGAATACAGGTACAGGTGATAAGCAACCTGCTTTAGGACTTTTAGATGGAATAGCAGGAATAGGAGTCTTTTTTGCCGATAGCTTATTAAACAACAGTTCTTCAATACAATGGGATTCCATTTTCCTATTAGAATAA
- a CDS encoding class I lanthipeptide: MKQKKLSLNKERVVKLTKEQSASINGGKASASSSWNDFTCCWCTNGGDGPSKTNNCIEPAN, from the coding sequence ATGAAACAAAAAAAATTATCATTAAACAAAGAGAGAGTTGTAAAATTAACAAAAGAACAGTCTGCTTCTATTAACGGAGGTAAAGCTTCTGCAAGCAGCTCTTGGAATGATTTTACTTGTTGTTGGTGTACTAATGGAGGTGATGGACCTTCAAAAACTAACAACTGTATAGAGCCTGCAAACTAA
- a CDS encoding class I lanthipeptide, translating to MKQKLKLNKEKVSKLTDLQSSSIKGGKELAVSTRHNFTCGLCTGGDGTKDSWNTCAVSECFACS from the coding sequence ATGAAACAAAAATTAAAATTAAACAAAGAGAAAGTTAGCAAATTGACAGATCTTCAATCTTCCAGTATAAAAGGTGGGAAGGAACTAGCAGTAAGTACAAGACATAATTTTACTTGTGGACTTTGTACTGGAGGTGATGGTACAAAAGATTCTTGGAATACTTGTGCTGTATCTGAATGCTTTGCTTGTAGCTAA
- a CDS encoding GLPGLI family protein — MKNHIRNSFLLMLLSFFFANSQTQRFVYDVEYKKDSTSNLTTKENYLLDINKSEVLYYTRDFFIADSLINNNIPFPKNMKLNTSTIITHRIGDNNYDEYDLLENTILKLQTKDFQNWKLTAEKKKIKELLLQKAITNWGGRTWTAWFTTEIPFQEGPYKFHGLPGLIVELHDDKGNYRFELVKSEKYNGKKENQFIEISKQQAVAVEWEKYKSTKIKFYESPVNFIQNSVGDSKNEEFFLNDGTKVNAVNMREINESLRRNIKKYNNPVELNRVIVYPN; from the coding sequence ATGAAAAATCATATCAGGAATAGTTTTTTATTAATGTTATTATCATTTTTTTTCGCCAATTCTCAAACACAAAGGTTTGTATATGATGTTGAATACAAAAAGGACTCAACTTCAAATCTTACCACAAAAGAGAATTATCTTTTAGACATTAATAAAAGTGAAGTGCTGTATTATACAAGAGACTTTTTTATTGCAGACTCTTTAATCAACAATAATATCCCTTTTCCAAAAAATATGAAGTTAAATACTTCAACCATTATCACCCATAGAATTGGAGACAATAATTATGATGAATATGACTTATTGGAAAATACGATTCTAAAATTACAAACAAAAGATTTCCAAAACTGGAAATTGACTGCTGAAAAAAAGAAAATAAAAGAATTGCTTTTGCAAAAGGCCATAACTAATTGGGGAGGGAGAACCTGGACAGCTTGGTTTACGACAGAAATCCCTTTTCAGGAAGGTCCATATAAATTTCATGGATTACCTGGTTTAATTGTGGAGCTCCATGATGATAAGGGGAATTATAGATTTGAATTGGTAAAGTCTGAAAAATACAATGGAAAAAAAGAAAATCAATTTATAGAAATATCCAAGCAACAGGCAGTTGCTGTTGAATGGGAGAAATACAAAAGTACAAAGATCAAATTTTATGAATCCCCGGTAAATTTTATTCAAAATAGTGTTGGTGATTCTAAAAATGAAGAATTCTTTTTGAATGATGGTACAAAAGTCAATGCTGTAAATATGAGGGAAATCAATGAATCTTTACGAAGAAATATAAAGAAATACAATAACCCTGTTGAGCTCAATCGAGTAATTGTATATCCTAATTAA
- a CDS encoding carboxypeptidase-like regulatory domain-containing protein, producing MTQAKFYTILLLFLILGFFHAQSLKLKIVDSESGNPVPHARIILSNTVLYSNDDGFILLPENSNNLEVSASGYQTEKLANYNSTIKLKPLYKDIEEVKIINIDIKKIFSDVLKNYEKRYYDQRSLYDVLYRQKNSDDDNLSFLLITNGKLWMESNTYNYKDAFNKRFDNFIQMEIDSVKYFKSTISENDFCKGQSLNQSKDFVGNIFFNYELARVNYYFKTKDAKFSGRIVDDSNDEQTIVYKISNPEIEVTGTIVYQKMDKTIIHYELQYDQSKYPSYKVKTKNGLEYEFKVGNGVTYYDFYKINGKYVPSISGTKGFSYCTYDGKKQKNSFSREIIFQKFTQTETTGLEKKIDLTKRIWENIPKLEKQNNSILLSEEEQKFINEKSYQE from the coding sequence ATGACACAAGCAAAATTCTACACTATCCTTCTTCTCTTTTTAATTTTAGGATTTTTTCATGCACAATCTTTGAAGTTAAAAATTGTAGATTCAGAAAGCGGAAATCCAGTTCCACACGCAAGGATTATTTTATCAAACACGGTGTTATATAGCAATGATGATGGTTTCATTTTGCTGCCTGAAAATTCAAACAATCTGGAGGTTTCAGCCTCAGGTTATCAAACGGAAAAATTGGCCAATTATAATTCAACTATAAAATTAAAACCATTATATAAAGATATTGAAGAGGTTAAAATAATCAATATTGATATCAAGAAGATCTTTTCAGATGTTTTAAAAAATTATGAGAAACGATATTATGATCAGCGCTCTCTATATGATGTGCTTTACAGACAAAAAAACAGCGATGATGATAATTTAAGCTTCCTTCTGATAACCAATGGTAAACTTTGGATGGAATCCAATACCTACAATTATAAGGACGCATTCAATAAAAGGTTTGATAATTTCATCCAAATGGAAATAGATTCTGTAAAATATTTCAAATCCACTATTTCCGAAAATGATTTTTGCAAAGGACAATCTTTGAATCAGTCCAAAGATTTTGTTGGGAATATTTTTTTCAACTACGAACTAGCCCGGGTTAATTATTATTTCAAGACAAAAGATGCAAAGTTTTCAGGCAGAATTGTTGATGATTCTAATGATGAACAGACTATTGTATATAAAATAAGTAACCCGGAAATAGAGGTGACAGGAACAATTGTGTATCAAAAAATGGATAAAACCATTATTCATTATGAGCTGCAATATGATCAAAGCAAGTATCCATCTTATAAAGTAAAAACTAAAAATGGATTAGAGTACGAATTCAAAGTCGGAAACGGTGTTACCTACTATGATTTTTACAAAATAAACGGCAAGTATGTTCCTTCTATTTCAGGAACCAAAGGTTTTAGTTATTGTACATATGATGGAAAGAAGCAAAAAAATAGCTTTAGCAGAGAAATAATCTTTCAAAAGTTTACTCAGACAGAAACAACCGGTCTTGAGAAAAAGATTGACTTAACTAAAAGAATATGGGAGAACATTCCTAAGCTGGAAAAGCAAAACAACAGCATTTTATTATCAGAAGAAGAACAAAAATTTATAAATGAAAAATCATATCAGGAATAG